Proteins from one Ahaetulla prasina isolate Xishuangbanna chromosome 2, ASM2864084v1, whole genome shotgun sequence genomic window:
- the SYNGR2 gene encoding synaptogyrin-2 has translation MESGGGAYGAAKAGGTFDLWHFLQQPQVIARIFSAVFALIVFSCIIGEGYTSNTQHPKLYCIFNHSEDACRYGIGIGVVAFLACVFFFMVDIYFPQISSATDRKYLVMADLAFSAVWTFLWFIGFCVLTNQWSSTQISEITIGADSARASIAFSFFSIFSWGLLIAFALQRYRMGVQDFDQSYIDPAPGPTPPYSSYPNASHESYQQPPFTHTGENSEGYQPPPVY, from the exons ATGGAGAGTGGCGGAGGCGCCTACGGAGCCGCTAAAGCGGGAGGCACGTTTGACCTGTGGCATTTCTTGCAGCAGCCACAGGTCATTGCACGCATTTTCAGTGCG GTATTTGCACTCATTGTTTTCTCCTGCATCATTGGGGAAGGTTACACCAGTAATACGCAACACCCTAAACTTTACTGCATCTTTAATCATAGTGAGGATGCCTGTCGTTATGGTATCGGCATTGGTGTGGTTGCCTTCCTGGcttgtgtatttttctttatgGTCGACATCTACTTCCCCCAGATTAGCAGTGCCACTGATCGCAAGTACCTCGTTATGGCCGACCTAGCTTTCTCAG CTGTTTGGACCTTTTTGTGGTTTATTGGATTCTGTGTGCTGACAAACCAGTGGTCATCAACGCAGATTAGTGAGATAACAATTGGGGCTGATTCTGCCCGTGCATCAATTGCCTTCAGTTTCTTCTCCATTTTTTCATGG GGACTCCTGATTGCCTTCGCCCTTCAGCGTTACCGTATGGGTGTCCAAGATTTTGACCAAAGTTACATCGACCCAGCTCCAGGTCCGACACCCCCATACTCCAGTTATCCCAATGCCAGTCATGAGAGCTACCAGCAGCCACCCTTCACTCACACTGGAGAGAACTCTGAGGGCTATCAGCCTCCACCTGTGTATTGA